A portion of the Luxibacter massiliensis genome contains these proteins:
- a CDS encoding ABC transporter permease — translation MNHKTNLGIRAVLHTARKWKKTLLLFFLLVFIVTLVLSGMAIADAQEEQSEELRGVTGASFTVNANNGYTLQPVTDEMIEEIAAIYGVEAYNTSHWTIVNLYNQDTLMKGTDEREYVADLFYGTGCFDSEYSPLFLSGALRLTEGRHVTEGNSGIILYEGLAEKYGLSIGDTLEVKNGNPDDPLVECQIAGLFEVIADDNDEQATMARPSTFYDYEEYVFVDMDTMSAISAPYTASEGNGITSVDFFVSDAAKLESIVQEVQNNTSIDWNSYYITVNNEVYERISSSLSDTTTLVTTLIVMITVVSMVLIILILSMSIRSRKREIGILLAVGIEKYAVLLQQMLEICLVAIVAFPLAYLASREMAGTLGTLFGKAAENVIVTPHHFVLVTAAGAGLLIIAVLVSCIPVMRMKPKAILSQME, via the coding sequence ATGAACCACAAAACAAATTTAGGAATACGAGCGGTTTTACATACCGCCAGAAAGTGGAAAAAGACGCTATTACTATTTTTCCTGCTTGTTTTTATCGTAACTTTGGTGTTGTCAGGGATGGCGATTGCAGATGCACAAGAAGAACAGTCGGAAGAACTGCGGGGCGTGACAGGTGCCAGTTTTACCGTCAATGCCAACAATGGCTATACCTTACAGCCTGTCACAGATGAGATGATTGAGGAGATTGCTGCGATTTACGGTGTGGAAGCCTATAACACTTCTCATTGGACAATCGTAAATCTCTATAATCAAGATACTTTGATGAAAGGGACAGATGAACGGGAATATGTAGCAGACCTCTTTTATGGAACAGGCTGCTTTGATTCGGAGTATTCTCCACTGTTTCTTAGTGGAGCCTTGCGTTTAACAGAAGGCCGCCATGTAACGGAGGGTAATAGTGGAATTATTTTGTACGAAGGCTTGGCTGAGAAATATGGACTGTCTATTGGTGATACCCTGGAAGTAAAAAATGGAAATCCGGATGATCCTCTGGTTGAGTGCCAGATTGCGGGCTTGTTTGAGGTCATTGCGGATGATAATGACGAACAGGCAACGATGGCAAGGCCCTCGACCTTTTATGATTATGAGGAATATGTCTTTGTAGATATGGATACCATGTCCGCTATCTCTGCACCCTATACGGCAAGCGAAGGGAATGGGATTACTTCCGTAGATTTCTTCGTTTCTGACGCGGCGAAGTTGGAGAGCATTGTTCAGGAAGTCCAGAACAACACCTCCATCGACTGGAACTCCTACTACATCACGGTAAACAACGAAGTATATGAGCGTATTTCCAGCTCTCTCTCGGATACCACCACTTTAGTTACAACACTGATTGTAATGATTACCGTGGTAAGCATGGTACTGATCATCCTGATCCTTTCCATGTCTATCCGAAGCCGGAAACGGGAAATCGGTATTCTGCTGGCAGTGGGAATTGAAAAGTACGCAGTCCTATTGCAGCAAATGCTGGAGATCTGCCTGGTGGCTATCGTGGCATTTCCTCTGGCATATCTGGCAAGCCGGGAAATGGCGGGGACTCTAGGCACACTGTTTGGAAAGGCGGCTGAGAACGTCATTGTTACGCCCCATCATTTTGTTCTGGTCACAGCTGCCGGAGCGGGCTTGCTTATCATAGCGGTACTGGTGTCGTGTATCCCGGTCATGCGGATGAAACCGAAGGCTATTTTGTCACAGATGGAGTAA
- a CDS encoding helix-turn-helix domain-containing protein encodes MLNENIKNLRKAKGLSQEELAVKLNVVRQTVSKWEKGLSVPDSNMLISLADELDTSVSILLGETVQEPCVNELDLKSISEKLEKINLQFAKRSKMRIQTIRYLLFALCAVIIVVFVAFAAMQSEYLNWDYNDPELAVAGTILHGVEFLFVRLAPFALIASIIGIIFTYKNR; translated from the coding sequence ATGCTGAATGAAAATATTAAAAATCTCCGAAAGGCAAAAGGATTATCGCAAGAAGAACTTGCCGTAAAACTGAATGTAGTAAGGCAGACGGTATCGAAATGGGAAAAAGGTCTATCGGTTCCTGACTCAAATATGCTCATTTCGTTAGCAGACGAACTGGATACTTCAGTAAGTATACTGTTAGGAGAAACCGTACAGGAGCCATGTGTGAATGAGTTGGATCTCAAAAGTATTTCTGAGAAACTGGAAAAAATTAACCTCCAATTTGCTAAAAGAAGTAAGATGAGGATTCAGACAATCCGCTATCTGCTTTTTGCGTTGTGTGCGGTTATCATAGTCGTATTTGTTGCTTTTGCAGCTATGCAGAGCGAATATTTGAACTGGGATTACAATGATCCGGAGCTTGCAGTTGCAGGGACCATCCTGCATGGCGTTGAATTTTTGTTCGTAAGACTGGCGCCATTCGCCCTTATTGCCTCTATCATCGGGATTATCTTCACCTATAAAAACAGATAG
- a CDS encoding ABC transporter permease, translated as MKHKTNLGIRAFLYTARKWKKSLLLFCLLLSITTLVLSGLAIADAQEEQTEELRGVTGASFTVERNLSTGGWASGNGGSYSTQEFITDEMLQEISSVDGVAGYDAALVAMPGYYNEAGEALVNGNVINSYYTYGSINTEYNQLFSSGRFELVEGSHITENVKNGLIISKENAERNGLKIGDKIRGINDPNNNDPEVDMEIVGFFDVVADKEDEADMYDAATLWDYADYAFCSFNAMKEMAVNYEDGNKLTEAHFFVEDAAQLDNVIAEVQNISSINWDHFIISANDEVYQNISSALSDTNTLVTTLIVVITVVSMVLITLILSMSIHSRKRETGILLAVGIAKSAVILQYVLETLLIAVVAFPLAYLSSKQVAGTLGTLFGKASESVIVLPEHILLVTIAGCILLIMAVLLSGIPAMRLKPRQILSQME; from the coding sequence ATGAAGCACAAAACGAATTTAGGAATACGGGCATTTTTATATACAGCTCGGAAATGGAAGAAGTCACTACTTTTGTTCTGCTTACTGCTGTCCATTACGACACTTGTATTATCTGGGCTGGCGATTGCAGACGCGCAGGAAGAACAAACGGAAGAACTGCGGGGGGTGACAGGGGCCAGCTTCACCGTGGAACGAAATCTATCCACGGGTGGTTGGGCCAGCGGCAATGGTGGTTCTTATAGCACACAGGAATTTATCACGGACGAAATGCTTCAGGAAATTTCTTCTGTAGATGGGGTTGCAGGATATGATGCGGCGCTTGTCGCTATGCCGGGTTATTATAATGAAGCTGGCGAAGCACTTGTTAATGGAAATGTTATCAATAGTTATTATACCTATGGTTCAATAAATACTGAATACAATCAACTTTTTTCATCCGGAAGATTTGAGCTAGTAGAAGGTTCGCATATTACAGAAAATGTAAAAAACGGTCTTATCATTAGTAAAGAAAACGCTGAACGGAATGGTTTAAAAATAGGCGATAAAATTAGAGGAATCAATGATCCGAATAATAACGATCCAGAAGTTGACATGGAGATCGTAGGATTTTTTGATGTCGTTGCCGATAAAGAGGATGAGGCTGATATGTATGATGCTGCTACGCTATGGGATTATGCTGATTATGCTTTTTGCAGCTTTAATGCGATGAAAGAAATGGCCGTTAATTATGAAGATGGGAATAAACTTACAGAGGCGCATTTCTTCGTGGAAGACGCAGCACAGTTGGATAACGTGATAGCCGAGGTACAGAACATATCCTCGATTAACTGGGATCACTTTATCATTTCTGCCAATGACGAGGTGTACCAGAATATTTCCAGCGCACTCTCTGATACCAATACTTTGGTAACAACGCTTATTGTAGTCATTACGGTAGTGAGTATGGTACTGATCACGCTGATTCTCTCCATGTCCATCCACAGCCGAAAGAGAGAAACCGGCATCCTGCTGGCAGTAGGTATTGCTAAATCTGCGGTGATTCTCCAATATGTGCTGGAAACGCTTCTGATCGCAGTGGTTGCCTTTCCGCTGGCCTACCTCTCCAGCAAGCAGGTGGCTGGCACCCTGGGTACGCTGTTTGGCAAGGCATCAGAAAGTGTAATCGTTCTGCCAGAGCATATTTTGTTGGTGACTATTGCAGGGTGTATCCTGCTGATCATGGCAGTGCTGCTGTCTGGGATTCCGGCGATGCGGCTGAAGCCGAGACAGATCTTATCCCAGATGGAATAA
- a CDS encoding winged helix-turn-helix domain-containing protein: protein MIELVLRTTESSGLVKEQILARLDGGQALPEADSVLEYSGLCIDSLRHQASYQGQGISLTENYEFHTLAYLASQPGRVFTKEQIYQAVWKEEPVDVSSAVFCIIGNIRQKLRKVTKKEYIQTVWGVGYKFVDVPGE from the coding sequence ATGATTGAGCTGGTACTTCGCACGACAGAAAGTTCCGGTCTGGTGAAGGAACAGATCCTGGCAAGACTGGATGGAGGTCAGGCATTGCCGGAGGCAGATTCGGTTCTTGAGTATTCCGGACTCTGTATTGACTCACTCCGCCACCAGGCATCTTATCAGGGGCAAGGAATTTCTCTGACAGAGAATTACGAATTTCACACCCTGGCGTACCTTGCCAGTCAGCCAGGGAGAGTCTTCACGAAAGAGCAAATCTACCAGGCAGTCTGGAAGGAGGAACCTGTGGATGTAAGCAGTGCGGTGTTCTGCATCATCGGAAATATTCGCCAGAAGTTGCGGAAGGTTACAAAGAAAGAATATATCCAGACGGTGTGGGGAGTTGGATACAAATTTGTGGATGTCCCAGGGGAGTGA
- a CDS encoding type II toxin-antitoxin system RelE/ParE family toxin, whose protein sequence is MNEKHYDLRFLPLFEDDLNEIVDYITYRLRNPAAAERLVDDVETAILERLPCAESFEPFHSARERQYPYYRIQVRNFTVFYVVIGNIMEVRRILYNRRNWKEQL, encoded by the coding sequence GTGAACGAAAAGCATTATGACCTGCGGTTTCTCCCTCTATTTGAAGATGACCTCAATGAAATCGTAGACTACATTACCTATCGGCTGAGAAATCCCGCTGCAGCAGAACGACTGGTGGACGATGTGGAAACAGCCATTTTAGAAAGGCTTCCCTGTGCAGAATCCTTCGAGCCTTTTCACTCGGCACGAGAACGTCAATATCCATATTATCGCATCCAGGTGCGGAACTTCACCGTTTTCTATGTGGTGATTGGAAACATTATGGAAGTTCGACGGATTTTGTATAACCGCCGGAATTGGAAAGAACAGCTTTAA
- a CDS encoding DUF3268 family zinc-finger domain-containing protein → MKQKKSIRCPYCGGTAVLRDASFVYGEKSYGGKVYVCSNYPRCDAYVGVHPGTRIPKGTLADQELRKKRMLAHQIFDQIWLRGILSRPDAYHWLADKFCLSDEQAHIGMFGNYMCDQVIRESKKLLAHQRPRLKAAG, encoded by the coding sequence ATGAAACAGAAGAAATCCATCCGCTGCCCATACTGCGGCGGCACTGCTGTCCTTCGGGACGCTTCCTTCGTCTATGGGGAGAAGTCCTATGGCGGCAAGGTTTATGTATGCAGCAACTACCCCAGGTGCGACGCCTATGTAGGAGTCCATCCCGGAACCCGGATCCCCAAAGGCACGCTGGCAGACCAGGAGCTTCGGAAGAAACGGATGCTGGCACATCAGATCTTTGACCAGATCTGGCTGAGGGGAATCTTAAGCCGTCCCGACGCCTATCACTGGCTGGCAGACAAGTTCTGTCTCTCCGATGAGCAGGCACACATCGGGATGTTCGGGAACTATATGTGTGACCAGGTGATCCGGGAGTCCAAAAAACTTCTGGCACACCAGCGGCCCCGCCTCAAGGCGGCAGGCTGA
- a CDS encoding sigma-70 family RNA polymerase sigma factor, with product MLKPMTPAQKQLAEDHMDLVPKIIRSLTNGSPLTSEQRQELCQIGYLALCRAAVSCGEGFPFTPYAAAAIRNAIYDSWRHEIRGKDLFCPLQEDLLDAMPALQIGQEQEAMPDAAPLALKDTAAGAYLETLKASQCSTIQKGIEALCFQLEGYSAKELSAHYQVPSNHIRAWQSKARRFLQQDAALCALLS from the coding sequence ATGTTAAAGCCCATGACACCCGCCCAGAAGCAGCTGGCGGAAGATCATATGGATCTGGTCCCAAAGATCATCCGCTCACTGACAAACGGAAGCCCTTTAACCAGCGAGCAGCGGCAGGAACTTTGCCAGATCGGATACCTGGCCCTGTGCCGGGCAGCCGTCTCCTGCGGGGAAGGGTTCCCCTTCACTCCATACGCTGCAGCTGCTATCCGCAATGCCATTTATGACTCCTGGCGTCACGAAATCCGGGGAAAAGATCTTTTCTGCCCGCTGCAGGAAGACCTGCTGGATGCTATGCCGGCCCTGCAGATTGGCCAGGAGCAGGAAGCAATGCCGGATGCAGCGCCCCTGGCACTGAAAGATACGGCGGCAGGTGCTTATCTGGAGACGCTCAAAGCCTCCCAGTGCAGCACCATCCAAAAAGGCATTGAGGCCCTCTGCTTCCAGCTTGAGGGTTACTCGGCTAAGGAGCTGTCCGCTCACTACCAGGTGCCTTCCAACCACATCCGGGCCTGGCAGAGCAAAGCCCGCAGATTTTTACAGCAGGATGCAGCGCTGTGCGCTCTGTTATCCTGA
- a CDS encoding ABC transporter ATP-binding protein → MSIMEVKNVGYTYDNRRKVLRGINVQMEQGKLYAILGPSGCGKTTLLSLIGGLDSPTSGQILFEDQDIAKTGLSDHRKNHVSFIFQAYNLIDYLNPKENVALTSKLPPLPILERLGLTKEEAKRNVLKLSGGQQQRVAIARALASEAPVILADEPTGNLDEDTARDITEILKESAHKMNKCVVVVTHSNELAKQADVICRLKRGELQVLDRISDTPKARNGRRGR, encoded by the coding sequence ATGAGCATCATGGAAGTAAAAAACGTAGGTTATACCTATGACAACCGAAGAAAAGTATTGCGTGGTATAAATGTCCAGATGGAGCAGGGAAAGCTCTATGCAATCCTTGGCCCGTCCGGCTGTGGGAAGACTACGCTTTTGTCCCTAATCGGCGGCCTGGATAGCCCGACCAGCGGGCAGATCTTATTCGAGGACCAGGATATTGCGAAGACAGGGCTTTCCGACCACCGGAAGAATCATGTGTCTTTCATTTTCCAGGCATACAACCTGATCGACTATCTGAATCCAAAGGAAAATGTAGCCCTCACCTCCAAGCTGCCGCCGCTTCCCATCCTGGAGCGGCTGGGGCTGACAAAAGAAGAGGCAAAGCGCAACGTATTGAAACTCTCCGGCGGACAGCAGCAGCGTGTGGCTATCGCACGGGCTCTGGCCAGTGAGGCGCCGGTCATTCTTGCCGATGAGCCTACCGGAAATCTGGATGAGGATACTGCACGGGATATTACGGAGATCCTCAAAGAAAGCGCCCACAAGATGAATAAGTGTGTGGTCGTAGTTACACACTCGAATGAGCTGGCGAAGCAGGCAGATGTGATATGCAGGCTGAAACGGGGAGAACTCCAGGTTCTGGACCGGATATCGGACACACCGAAGGCACGGAATGGAAGGAGGGGAAGGTAA
- a CDS encoding VaFE repeat-containing surface-anchored protein, which produces MKRIKTHILRRCFAFLMAAIVLAGTAITSPMTAHAADGTLNFQTGELISYGDYYTTKMSVDNNGTAYCVQPMKKTPAAGSYQYDLLGKDSALRKALYYLPGGYGYEEQNIAGTYLSGWSENDRYVIGHLVASYVYSNYDAGSGAFYGAPQSYIDKAVEIANAIQGLPAPPDSFRAFIIPSDSNQTVAGCWYEKPYGWIEIQKSTANSSVSDGNGNYSLKGAQYGIYQGNNLVETLTTDEKGYAKSGDLEVGSYTIKELSPSPGYALDTNAYDVTVSSGETAKTEVKEIPQNNPLSLVLQKLDADLKDAIPQGAASLKDAEFTVKFYTTISDTDPAADGSEPARTWVFRTGEDGKISFTEEYKVSGDAFYYASDGKTLCVPLGTVTIQETKAPAGYQLNDTVFVLPISSSGTEETVSAYQAPDVPDAVIRGGVKVQKRDLETGGTTPQGGATLEGAEFAITSLNKNPVVVDGKTYQKGEVVLTIKTDASGLASTAADALPYGSYRVDEVTPPTGYLGEGTLSAEFTISKNGEMVDLTGEDSSISNQIIRGGVKVQKRDIETGEAAAQGGATLEGAEFTITSLNANPVIVDGETYENGEIVLTLVTDEKGLASTAKDALPYGHYRVDETKAPKGYLNEGRISLEFDITENGKIVELTETGSSIENQVIRGDLELVKVSDGDLSRLAGVPFTITSKTTGESHTIVTDKNGYASTSAEWNKHTSNTNRGETAEDGIWFGTSEPDDSKGALIYDTYTIEEQRCEANEGRNLLTFDVEVYRDSVTIDLGTLTNDKVEIATTALDKESGSHMAKPDDKVTIVDTVEYEGLKKGVEYRVVGTLMNKETGEPFEIDGKPVTAETTFTAKKSTGSVEVEFTFDTTGLGGTTVVCFEELWQDDLKMAVHADIEDQDQSIFFPEIGTQVKDSETGLQMAHADEEVTLIDTVSYSNVQPGEELTLKGILMDKETGEALEIDGETVTSELTFTPESTEGTMDVEFTFNATEAAGKTLVVFESLYYGEEEIASHQDLSSPEQTLVLPSVSTTAANPELGNQTGLAKAEASITDTAEYTNLFAGETFTIRGTLMDQETGEELLIDEKPVTAEAEFTPEETSGTTELTFTFNAEALAGKTLVVFEEILYKDQVVASHRDISSDPQSIYFPQIGTSATDGEDGDQEILADSEVTIKDTVSYENLIPGASYLLKGVLMDQETGEELLLDGNPVTAETAFTPEERSGSVEVVFTLDGSSLAGKSLVVFETLYYVDADGTQREICSHKDIDDEGQTVHLSENPPEVPEEPTETPSVSNPVKTGDDAPILLYLGIGAGALVLAGTLTFLYLRRRKQKDNQ; this is translated from the coding sequence ATGAAACGAATCAAAACCCACATCCTCCGCCGCTGTTTCGCTTTCCTGATGGCAGCCATCGTCCTTGCGGGGACAGCCATCACAAGCCCCATGACAGCCCATGCGGCGGATGGAACCCTTAATTTCCAGACCGGTGAATTAATCTCTTATGGCGATTACTACACCACAAAGATGTCTGTGGATAACAACGGCACGGCCTACTGTGTCCAGCCCATGAAGAAAACGCCGGCGGCGGGCAGCTATCAGTACGACCTGCTGGGAAAAGACTCTGCGCTTCGCAAGGCGCTCTACTACCTGCCCGGCGGTTACGGCTATGAAGAGCAGAACATCGCCGGCACCTATTTAAGCGGCTGGTCTGAAAATGACCGCTACGTAATCGGTCATCTGGTGGCTTCCTATGTGTACAGCAATTATGACGCCGGAAGCGGAGCCTTTTATGGTGCGCCCCAAAGCTACATTGATAAGGCGGTGGAGATCGCCAATGCGATCCAGGGCCTGCCTGCGCCGCCGGACTCCTTCCGTGCCTTTATCATCCCATCTGACAGCAATCAGACCGTAGCGGGATGCTGGTACGAAAAGCCCTACGGCTGGATCGAGATCCAGAAATCCACGGCAAACAGCTCCGTTTCTGACGGGAACGGCAATTACAGCTTAAAAGGCGCCCAGTACGGCATTTATCAGGGAAATAACCTGGTAGAGACACTGACCACCGATGAAAAGGGCTATGCCAAATCCGGAGATCTTGAGGTCGGCAGCTACACGATCAAAGAGCTTTCTCCGTCTCCGGGATACGCACTGGATACCAATGCCTATGATGTGACCGTTTCTTCGGGTGAGACAGCAAAAACAGAGGTCAAGGAAATCCCCCAGAACAACCCGCTCTCCCTGGTGCTTCAGAAGCTGGATGCAGACTTAAAGGATGCCATTCCCCAGGGCGCTGCCAGCCTGAAGGATGCGGAGTTTACCGTGAAGTTCTACACCACCATCTCCGATACGGATCCGGCTGCAGACGGCAGTGAGCCTGCCCGCACCTGGGTATTCCGCACAGGAGAAGACGGGAAGATTTCCTTTACGGAGGAATACAAGGTCAGCGGGGATGCGTTCTACTACGCAAGCGACGGGAAAACGCTGTGCGTGCCTCTTGGTACTGTGACCATTCAGGAAACCAAAGCGCCAGCGGGCTACCAGCTCAATGATACCGTATTCGTTCTACCCATTTCCAGCAGCGGAACTGAAGAAACTGTTTCTGCTTACCAGGCGCCGGATGTACCGGATGCTGTCATCCGGGGCGGTGTCAAAGTACAGAAACGGGATCTGGAAACCGGCGGCACCACGCCCCAGGGCGGCGCTACACTGGAAGGCGCAGAGTTTGCCATCACCTCATTAAATAAGAACCCGGTAGTCGTCGATGGGAAGACCTATCAGAAGGGTGAAGTCGTCCTGACCATCAAGACCGATGCCTCCGGACTGGCATCCACTGCTGCGGACGCTCTGCCTTACGGCAGTTACCGTGTAGATGAAGTGACGCCTCCCACCGGTTATTTAGGGGAAGGCACCCTCTCCGCTGAGTTTACCATCTCTAAGAACGGGGAAATGGTGGACCTGACTGGAGAAGACAGTTCCATCTCAAACCAGATCATCCGGGGCGGCGTCAAAGTGCAGAAACGGGACATCGAAACCGGGGAAGCTGCCGCTCAGGGCGGTGCTACCTTGGAAGGCGCAGAATTTACCATCACCAGCTTAAATGCCAATCCGGTGATCGTGGACGGGGAAACCTACGAAAACGGGGAAATCGTCCTGACGCTTGTGACGGATGAGAAGGGGCTGGCTTCCACTGCGAAAGATGCCCTGCCTTACGGCCATTACCGGGTGGATGAGACAAAAGCACCCAAAGGGTATCTGAATGAAGGCCGCATCTCCCTGGAATTTGACATCACAGAAAACGGCAAGATCGTGGAACTGACCGAAACCGGCTCATCCATTGAAAACCAAGTCATCCGTGGGGATCTGGAGCTTGTTAAAGTCAGTGACGGGGATCTGTCCCGTCTCGCAGGCGTACCGTTTACCATTACGTCCAAAACAACCGGCGAGAGCCATACCATCGTAACAGATAAAAACGGTTATGCCAGCACATCCGCAGAGTGGAACAAACATACCTCCAATACCAACCGGGGTGAGACTGCGGAAGACGGCATCTGGTTTGGCACCTCCGAGCCGGATGATTCCAAGGGCGCCCTGATCTATGATACTTACACCATCGAAGAGCAGCGCTGTGAAGCCAATGAAGGCCGAAATCTTCTTACCTTTGATGTGGAAGTATACCGGGACTCTGTTACCATCGACCTGGGAACGCTGACCAATGACAAGGTGGAGATTGCCACCACTGCACTGGATAAAGAAAGCGGCTCCCATATGGCAAAACCGGATGATAAGGTAACGATTGTGGACACGGTTGAGTATGAAGGGCTGAAAAAAGGCGTGGAGTACCGGGTGGTCGGCACGCTCATGAACAAAGAAACCGGGGAACCCTTTGAGATCGACGGGAAACCGGTAACGGCAGAGACGACCTTTACGGCTAAAAAATCTACCGGCAGCGTGGAAGTGGAATTTACCTTTGACACTACGGGCCTTGGCGGAACCACCGTGGTCTGCTTCGAGGAACTGTGGCAGGATGACCTGAAAATGGCTGTTCACGCCGATATCGAGGATCAGGACCAGTCCATCTTCTTCCCGGAGATCGGTACTCAGGTGAAAGATTCCGAAACCGGCCTTCAGATGGCTCACGCAGATGAAGAGGTAACACTCATTGATACGGTGTCCTATTCCAATGTCCAGCCGGGAGAGGAACTGACACTTAAAGGCATCTTAATGGATAAAGAAACCGGGGAAGCATTGGAGATTGACGGGGAAACCGTGACTTCTGAGCTGACCTTTACACCGGAAAGCACGGAAGGGACCATGGATGTGGAGTTCACTTTCAACGCCACGGAAGCGGCAGGTAAGACACTGGTTGTCTTTGAATCCCTGTATTATGGGGAGGAAGAAATCGCTTCCCACCAGGATCTTAGTTCACCGGAGCAGACACTGGTTCTGCCTTCTGTCAGCACCACTGCAGCAAATCCGGAGCTTGGAAACCAGACCGGACTTGCAAAGGCGGAAGCATCCATTACGGATACAGCCGAATATACGAACCTTTTTGCCGGGGAAACCTTCACGATCCGCGGCACGCTGATGGATCAGGAAACCGGCGAAGAGCTGCTGATCGATGAGAAGCCCGTGACGGCTGAAGCAGAATTTACCCCGGAGGAGACTTCCGGAACCACCGAGCTGACCTTTACCTTTAATGCAGAGGCACTGGCCGGAAAAACCCTGGTGGTCTTCGAGGAGATCCTTTATAAAGATCAGGTGGTTGCGTCCCACAGGGATATTTCTTCCGATCCGCAAAGTATCTACTTCCCGCAGATCGGCACCTCTGCCACGGACGGGGAGGACGGGGATCAGGAGATCCTGGCCGACAGCGAGGTAACCATCAAGGATACGGTTTCCTATGAAAACCTGATTCCCGGGGCATCCTATCTCTTAAAGGGCGTGCTGATGGATCAGGAAACCGGGGAAGAACTGCTTCTTGACGGCAATCCGGTCACGGCTGAAACCGCATTTACACCGGAAGAGCGCAGCGGCTCCGTAGAGGTTGTATTTACCTTAGACGGCAGCTCCCTTGCAGGAAAATCCCTGGTTGTCTTTGAAACCCTCTACTATGTAGATGCAGACGGGACACAGCGGGAGATCTGCTCTCACAAGGATATTGATGATGAGGGACAGACCGTGCATCTTTCCGAAAATCCTCCGGAAGTACCGGAAGAACCGACGGAAACACCTTCCGTTTCTAATCCGGTCAAGACTGGGGATGATGCACCGATCCTTCTTTACCTTGGCATCGGGGCAGGCGCTCTTGTCCTTGCCGGGACACTGACCTTCCTGTATCTGCGCAGACGGAAACAGAAGGATAACCAGTAA
- a CDS encoding type II toxin-antitoxin system Phd/YefM family antitoxin, with amino-acid sequence MLNIRPVSDLRNRFSEVEEDVLSKGEPVFLTKNGYGSMVLLSLEQYEELTNDVELALDEADRAADLSDTRYSADEVFGRVRRRIRERKAL; translated from the coding sequence ATGCTCAATATTCGTCCTGTTTCAGATCTGCGCAATCGCTTTTCTGAAGTTGAAGAGGATGTCCTGTCCAAAGGTGAACCGGTTTTTCTTACCAAAAACGGTTACGGTTCTATGGTTCTGCTCAGTCTGGAGCAATACGAAGAACTGACGAATGATGTGGAGCTGGCGTTGGATGAAGCGGACCGCGCCGCTGACCTCTCTGACACACGCTATTCTGCCGACGAGGTTTTTGGTCGGGTGAGGAGGCGCATCCGTGAACGAAAAGCATTATGA